TTTAGTCCTTAAACTTTTTTTTGTTTCAATATAGGCTTCCCCGTGTCCCTTGATGCCTCCATCGCATTTCAAAAAACCGCCGGCATTGACATTGGCCTGCTCAATAATGCCTTTTACGTTAATATTATAGGCTCTTATTTCTAGACCTGATTTGATTGAGCCATGCACAACCATATTTCCGACAAAGAAAATATTACCAGTTTTTAAACCCGCGTTTCCTCTGATGTTGAGGAGTTCTTTTACTGTGATAAGACCATCATCATTGTAAAAAACGTATCCGTTGCGATCCGCAATTAATTGTTCAGAATTTTCTGGATTGCTCGTTGTATTGGGACCTTTGGGAAATTTTTTTTCAGGGTAAGATCTGTACTCACTTGAAATCTCACCGTTGTCATCGTCTTCCCACTGGGCAAGTATTTGTCCTTTTACTACACTTTGAACATATCCTATATTATAAAAATCTACGCTTCCATCTTCTTTTTGTGCTGGTGTTAGGTGTTCATGATCAAAGTCAGGATTAAAGAAATGTTTAAGTCTTGGCATGTCAAATTCCATCAGCGGATTAAAAAACTAGGATATTTCCAATTCGTCATCAATCAGATTAAAAAAAGATATTAGCCTGACAAGTTCTAAGGTCTTGCATATCTGCTCACTTGGACGCAGGAGGTACATATTTTTATCAAGTCTTTTTAACCTTGAGTTCAGTGATACAAGGAAACCTATCCCTGAGCTGTCTAAAAAATGAGTTTCAGAAAGGTTGGCAATAACAGTTTTAATTTCAGGGGAATTACTTTTCTCTTCAACACTATTTTTAAATCCTTGGAGAGATTCTATCGTTATTTCTTTTCCGAATTTTAGAGTCATCACTCCATCTGATATAGTTATTCTTTTGTCTTCCATTGATTTTCCTCTATTTTGCGAGTTAACCTGATTATGTTCTTGTCATTTTCTTTAACAAGTTCAAAGGAATCCATCAGTTTTGACATAATAAACATTCCACGCCCTCCTACGGCATCAGGTGAAGGCATGGTGAAGTCAATTGATTCAGAACAAAGACCTTTTCCCCAGTCCGCAATTTCTAGAATGACGTGATCAGGCGGAAAAATTTCTATTTTAAGTTCCAGCTTGTTGCAGTCAGTTATTTTTTCATAAGCGTGTCTGGCTACATTGGAGCATGCTTCAGTCAAAACTAAGTCTATGTCGTGAAGTATGTTTTCATCCAAAATGAATTTTTTAAGTATGAGAACGGCTCTTCTGGCAATTTCTCTACTTTCTTCAGGGTTGGGAACCGCTTCCAGCACAAAACTATGCATGAATGCTCCGATGTCCTTACTGAACGGAAACGTTGCTCCGATCATGTGTTGCAATTGTTGTCGACATGAGTAGCTAATTTAATACCCTAATCCTCTCTTTTTCGCAAAATAAGTCAAGCTAAAAGCAGATTTTAGGTGAAGTCGCGTGAGTCCAGAATAATCGTAACAGGTCCCCAGTTAACAAAGTCTACGTTCATCATAGCTCCGAATTCACCGGTTTCTACTTTTCCCGGGGCTTTGACTCTAACAGCCTCAGTAAGTTTTTCAAATAGTATTTTTGCCAGATCAGGAGCAGCCGCTCCTGTAAAAGAGGGTCTTCTTCCGTTGCGGCATGATGCGTAAAGTGTAAATTGCGAAACAAGCAAGATGTCTCCGCCAAAGTCTTCCAGAGACTGATTCATTTTTCCCTGTGCATCTTCAAATATTCTAAGGCCGATCATTTTATTAATGATTGTTTTCCAAACTTTTGAATCTGGAAGCTCTGCATCATCTTCTTTGCCGAATCCCACCAGCACCATTATTCCATTACCTATAGATCCAACAGTATTCGGTCCGACATCAACTTTAGCTTTACTGGTTCTTTGTATAACTAATCGCATTGTATTAAATTTCGCTGTATGTTGCTACAGATGAATCATTTTCAGAAACAGAAGCGTAGACCAGCTTGATCTCGTTTGTCTCAATTCTTTTTTTCATCTCTTCATATACATATCGCGCCAGATTTTCCGAAGATGGATTTTTGTGTTTGAAATATTCGATTTTGTTAAGGTCTTTATGATCGAGTGTTTCTAAGACATCCATGAGTTCATTTTTAAGCACTTTGAAGTCCATAACTATTTCCACTTTAGGGTCAAGTTTACTTCCTTCAACTTCTACTTCTACACCAAAATTATGACCATGCATATTTTCGCATTTTCCATTGTAGTTTCTTAACTGGTGAGCTGCTGCAAAGTCTTTTTTTACTTTAAGCTTCCATTTTCCTTGTTTCATTATCGTCTCCATCTATATATTGATCAAAGTTTTAGTTTGTCTGTATTGCCGTTTTTTTGCGCCATGAATTGAATTCTTTCCAAAAGTCTCCATTGGGTCTTATTGAATAAGATGGTCCAAGTCGCAAGGAGCAGACAGCTTCTTGCAGAAACAATTGCAGCGTTACCGGGGCAGAGCCAGGATATCCGCCAAGTATTGCTTTAAGCTCTTCTATCCCTTCTTCTGAACAGTGTGCTCCATGAATGGGAAGGGGGACCGCTTCCTGACACCCAGCCTGAGCATTAGACAGTAAACTTACTTCTTCTGCCAGAACTTTAGCCTGTTTAGGTGCATCTGAGGGGGCGTCTTCCTGATCACGCAGGTCTATTTTACCTTTTACGAGCAGAGGTTGATCCTGCGTTAAAAAATGGCCGGCAACGGCAAAAGTGTTCGGCAGCATTGTCAGCTCACCTGATCCGGTCATATCTTCCATCTGACAGAAGGCCATTTTGTCACCTTTTTTAGTGACATATTCCTTATAGGACGGGATTATTATGCCGAGTCTTACCTGTGCACCGTTACTCATTTGTTTGCACTCATCAATGGTGACAATGCCGAGACGTTTCATTTCATGCCGATAGGCCAGCAGGGGGTGACTTGTTAAGAAAAATCCGAGAGCTTCTTTTTCAAGCTTAAGCTTTTCCTCGTCTCCCCATTCTTCTGTGTTAAATTCATCAAAAGTAACGGGGACTGGCTCGCTATCTGCATCACCGGAACCTCCGAGCATATCGAGCATGTTGAGCATGCCTGATTCTTTTTCTTTGGTTTTTCTCTGACCGTATGAAACTGCCTTATCAAGACCTGCCATCAGGCCGGCGCGTGATACATCTAGGCTGTCCATGGCTCCAGCTCTGATCAGATATTCAATAACCCTTTTCGTAACTCTGCGCAGGTTAACTCGTGAACAGAAATCAATCAGGCCGGTGAACGGTCCGTTCTTTTCACGTTCGATAACAATTTCATCAATAGCTTCTTCACCGACGTTTTTAATTCCGGCCATTCCGTAAATAATATCACCTTCATGAACAGAGAATCTTGCCTTACCAAGGTTGATATCCGGTTGGCGGACAGTAACTTCAAGGTCACGGCAGGCGTTGATGTACAGGATTGTTTTTTCAGTATTATTCATTTCAGTACTCATCAGAGCTGCCATGAATTCTACTGGGAAATGTGCCTTAAGGAAGGCTGTGTAATATGAAATAAGTGCGTAGGCTGCCGAGTGTGATTTGTTGAAACCATAAGCCGCAAATTCTTCCATGAGGTCAAAAATAGCGTTGGCTGTTTTTTCAGGGATTTCATTTTCCCTTGCACCTTCTAAGAATCTAACCCGCTGTTTGGACATTTCCTCTGGGTCTTTTTTACCCATTGCACGCCTGAGCAGGTCACCTTCACCGAGTGAATAGTTGGCGATAGTCATAGCCGCCGCCATAACCTGTTCCTGATAAACAATAACGCCGTAAGTCGGGGCCAAACTGGCTTCGAGGGTCGGGTAAAGATAACTTACTTCAATTTCACCGTGCTTACGCTTAATAAATTCATCAACCATACCTGAACCGAGTGGTCCCGGGCGGTACAAAGCAAGCATCGCGATAATATCTTCAAAGCAGTTCGGCTTAAGCATGCGCAGGTATTTACGCATTCCAGAAGATTCAACCTGAAAGACTCCGTCTGTATCACCTTTGCAGAAAATATCGTAAGTAGCCTGATCATCCAGAATAAGATTTTCTAAATCCGGCGCTTCTTTGCCCTGTTCCTTAATAACTTCGAGGCAGTCTTCAACAACTGTCATGGTTCTAAGGCCAAGAAAGTCAAATTTGATAAGGCCGACCTTTTCAACCTTTTTCATGTCGAACTGGGTAACAACTTCGCCTTTTTTACCTCGATAAAGAGGAAGATAGTCCGTCATAGGCTTGTCTGAAATAACAACGCCTGCCGCGTGAGTTGATGCATGGCGGGACATCCCTTCCAAGCGTTTGGCAATGTCTATCAGCTTGGCAATCTTCGGATCGAAGTCCGCCATATTTTGAAGCTCAGGAACCGCTTTGACCGCATTTTCGACATTGATTTTAGCTTTATTTACGCCGAGCATTTTAGCCAGTAGCCCAGGATCATCAGGGATAAGCTTTGCAATTTTATCTGTCTCGGCAAAGGTCATTCCCATGGCGCGGCCAACGTCTTTGATTACCGCTTTCGCTTTCATGGTTCCGAATGTGGTAATCTGCGCTACGTGGTCCCATCCATATTTTTCAGAGCAGTATTTTACGACTTCAAGTCTTCTGCGTTCGCAAAAGTCAACGTCAATATCAGGCATTGAAATACGTTCGACGTTAAGGAACCTTTCAAAGAGAAGATCGAACGGAAGCGGGTCGATGT
The genomic region above belongs to Desulfovibrio sp. UCD-KL4C and contains:
- a CDS encoding ATP-binding protein, which encodes MHSFVLEAVPNPEESREIARRAVLILKKFILDENILHDIDLVLTEACSNVARHAYEKITDCNKLELKIEIFPPDHVILEIADWGKGLCSESIDFTMPSPDAVGGRGMFIMSKLMDSFELVKENDKNIIRLTRKIEENQWKTKE
- a CDS encoding STAS domain-containing protein, which translates into the protein MEDKRITISDGVMTLKFGKEITIESLQGFKNSVEEKSNSPEIKTVIANLSETHFLDSSGIGFLVSLNSRLKRLDKNMYLLRPSEQICKTLELVRLISFFNLIDDELEIS
- the queD gene encoding 6-carboxytetrahydropterin synthase QueD, whose translation is MKQGKWKLKVKKDFAAAHQLRNYNGKCENMHGHNFGVEVEVEGSKLDPKVEIVMDFKVLKNELMDVLETLDHKDLNKIEYFKHKNPSSENLARYVYEEMKKRIETNEIKLVYASVSENDSSVATYSEI
- the dtd gene encoding D-aminoacyl-tRNA deacylase → MRLVIQRTSKAKVDVGPNTVGSIGNGIMVLVGFGKEDDAELPDSKVWKTIINKMIGLRIFEDAQGKMNQSLEDFGGDILLVSQFTLYASCRNGRRPSFTGAAAPDLAKILFEKLTEAVRVKAPGKVETGEFGAMMNVDFVNWGPVTIILDSRDFT
- the dnaE gene encoding DNA polymerase III subunit alpha: MSEFVHLHVHTEYSLLDGAIRIKDLCQRAKDLGMPAVSITDHGTMFGAVVFYMTALEMGIKPIIGCEVYVAPGDIDDEEAHIRKDRRERYHLILLAKNQQGYKNLIKLVSLGYLEGFHYKPRVSKYLLNKYSEGLVCLSACLAGEVSQTLMNEGIDAGVEMAQTYAQIFPDNFYIEIQANGLAIQEDANKLLIECANRTGLPLVATNDCHYLTKDDYEAHDLLLCIQTQTTVDAEKRMRMDTDELYFKSPEEFEEYFADVPEAIANTQRIAEMCNLEIELGNYYFPEYELAEGMTINSEFEKLCRDGLTRRLSKLPYEVDEKKYWERLDYELGIIIEMGFPAYFLIVQDFINWAKDHKIPVGPGRGSAAGSIVAWSLRITNIDPLPFDLLFERFLNVERISMPDIDVDFCERRRLEVVKYCSEKYGWDHVAQITTFGTMKAKAVIKDVGRAMGMTFAETDKIAKLIPDDPGLLAKMLGVNKAKINVENAVKAVPELQNMADFDPKIAKLIDIAKRLEGMSRHASTHAAGVVISDKPMTDYLPLYRGKKGEVVTQFDMKKVEKVGLIKFDFLGLRTMTVVEDCLEVIKEQGKEAPDLENLILDDQATYDIFCKGDTDGVFQVESSGMRKYLRMLKPNCFEDIIAMLALYRPGPLGSGMVDEFIKRKHGEIEVSYLYPTLEASLAPTYGVIVYQEQVMAAAMTIANYSLGEGDLLRRAMGKKDPEEMSKQRVRFLEGARENEIPEKTANAIFDLMEEFAAYGFNKSHSAAYALISYYTAFLKAHFPVEFMAALMSTEMNNTEKTILYINACRDLEVTVRQPDINLGKARFSVHEGDIIYGMAGIKNVGEEAIDEIVIEREKNGPFTGLIDFCSRVNLRRVTKRVIEYLIRAGAMDSLDVSRAGLMAGLDKAVSYGQRKTKEKESGMLNMLDMLGGSGDADSEPVPVTFDEFNTEEWGDEEKLKLEKEALGFFLTSHPLLAYRHEMKRLGIVTIDECKQMSNGAQVRLGIIIPSYKEYVTKKGDKMAFCQMEDMTGSGELTMLPNTFAVAGHFLTQDQPLLVKGKIDLRDQEDAPSDAPKQAKVLAEEVSLLSNAQAGCQEAVPLPIHGAHCSEEGIEELKAILGGYPGSAPVTLQLFLQEAVCSLRLGPSYSIRPNGDFWKEFNSWRKKTAIQTN